The DNA segment GTGCAAGAGTTTTACCTAGCATATTATTTGTTTTATAAATATTACCACGATATTTCTTCATAGCAAAATAATCACCAAGACTCATTGTTGCAGCATTATTAAAATTACTTACCATAGTTGTCATCCGACTAAGATATGTAGCCACATCGTCATATTTTACCCAAAACAATGGATATTTAGCTGAACCGTCTCCAAAATCATCTTCGCGTGTCATAATTGGACATAGAGCAAGTACTTTGGTATGAAATGTGCTACTGATCTGATCAAAATAACTGCACTCCTTTATATAATACGACTTTACTTCTGAAGAAGGTATATCACTGTTTTCAACATGCAAATTTCCATTTTTCAACTCATAAAATATATGGTAATTTTTAAGCAAATCTTTAAGATTTACTTTAGCGCTATCTTCAAAAGATTCATTACCATCCAACCTATACTCATAAACATTTATATATCCGGCAAGTGCCAATTTGAAAAGATATGTAAATAGATTCATTTTGGTTCCTTGAGGTTCTACAGGATAATAAAGACCTGCATTAGCATCCTTTGTCAGATCTATTTCTCTATATATGTCTCTTCGCCATACCACATCTTCTGGCATTTGTATCGCTGTCGGATAACTAAGCTGTGATCGCATTGTCATTTTTACAGAACTGTTATTTTTCTGTGCTTGATCCTTTATTCGAGCTGCAGGTTGAGCTGATATCGCTCCTGCAACACATGATATTATTATTATGAAAAATAGCCGTTTCATTCTCATTATGTTTTAATATTCTACTAAATAAACTATCTTACAACAACCTCTAAAGCAGTTGATAATTTCCGTTCAATTCCATCAGGTCCAACTGCTACGACATGCGTTATATAGAATCGACGGTTACGCTGAAGTTTTCGGAAAACTTCTTTCTGTCGTTCAGAAAAGTTAGAACCATTCGATGCCTGTGGTACTGCATTCCCCATATTATCAAAGAATACTGTTTCGAAACTAATTACTCTGAATGGTATATCAAGTAATCCATCATCAATTGCAGCACCAATACTGCTAGCAGACATCAATTGGCCTTTAGACAGACTTCCGCCTCTATATCTTGATGACGCACCACTAGCATCTTTGAATGCAATATATGCTGAAGGATCAGGCAACTTACGTACATGAAAAACGAACTT comes from the Xylanibacter oryzae DSM 17970 genome and includes:
- the gldN gene encoding type IX secretion system protein PorN/GldN, which gives rise to MKRLFFIIIISCVAGAISAQPAARIKDQAQKNNSSVKMTMRSQLSYPTAIQMPEDVVWRRDIYREIDLTKDANAGLYYPVEPQGTKMNLFTYLFKLALAGYINVYEYRLDGNESFEDSAKVNLKDLLKNYHIFYELKNGNLHVENSDIPSSEVKSYYIKECSYFDQISSTFHTKVLALCPIMTREDDFGDGSAKYPLFWVKYDDVATYLSRMTTMVSNFNNAATMSLGDYFAMKKYRGNIYKTNNMLGKTLAQYCSSDTTMAKEQKRIEGEIESFEKNIWGNQARKDSIDSIAKLDKTGSKAKIINKNRRSSSVLKTKAPSSSSSSSSSPARVTVRRQRH